One genomic window of Syntrophales bacterium includes the following:
- a CDS encoding AMP-binding protein gives MLKTAPTVIRALAREGEEWVDKHDLSSLRLLGSVGESINPEAWLWYYRVIGKENSPIVDTWWQTETGGILITPLPGAMILKPGSASKPFFGVKPAVIKKDGEEAFVNEEGALIIKSPWPGMARSIYGDPKRFYETYFSQYKGNYFTGDGARRDEDGDYWLLGRIDDVINVSGHRLGTAEIESALVLHPKVDEAAVVGFPHEVTGQGIYAFVTLNAGIEPSKELKEELILQVKTQIGPIAKPDKLQFADALPKTRSGKIMRRILRKIAGGKEKELGDLTTLADPSVIESLIREKG, from the coding sequence ATATTAAAAACGGCCCCAACTGTTATTCGTGCCCTGGCAAGAGAAGGCGAAGAATGGGTAGATAAACATGACCTTTCCAGCCTTCGTCTTTTAGGTTCAGTTGGAGAATCAATCAATCCTGAGGCATGGCTCTGGTATTATCGAGTCATTGGAAAAGAAAACAGCCCAATTGTCGATACCTGGTGGCAAACAGAGACAGGAGGCATTCTTATCACTCCTCTACCAGGGGCAATGATACTTAAACCTGGTTCTGCCAGCAAACCTTTCTTTGGTGTAAAACCGGCTGTCATCAAAAAAGATGGTGAAGAGGCTTTTGTGAACGAGGAAGGTGCACTAATTATCAAATCACCCTGGCCAGGAATGGCTCGCAGTATCTATGGAGACCCAAAAAGGTTTTATGAGACCTATTTTTCACAATACAAAGGTAATTATTTTACCGGAGATGGAGCACGCAGGGATGAGGATGGCGACTATTGGCTTCTTGGAAGAATAGATGATGTCATCAATGTATCAGGACATAGATTGGGTACGGCAGAGATTGAAAGTGCCTTGGTTCTTCATCCAAAGGTAGATGAGGCGGCGGTGGTTGGATTCCCACATGAGGTAACGGGACAGGGAATATATGCCTTTGTTACTTTAAATGCAGGGATTGAGCCGAGCAAGGAGCTGAAAGAAGAACTTATTCTTCAGGTAAAAACCCAGATAGGCCCGATTGCCAAACCAGATAAACTGCAGTTTGCAGATGCCCTGCCCAAGACAAGGTCAGGTAAGATTATGCGTCGCATTCTACGAAAAATTGCTGGAGGGAAGGAGAAAGAACTTGGTGATTTGACAACCTTGGCTGA